tcttatctagtgttttagttttatcccttcggggtttcctagcggggcgtTACATAACTATTGTCCTTGAATAGAAACCTCCCtaaaatattttcatgaaaaacATAGGTAAACCCTTgcctttgtaattttaaatgaaaatactatcataaattaaaaatataactcACAAAGGGTAAAGTGGACAACAACATGCCATATAACATACTTTCCTTACTTGAAATTATACCTCTAGTCATAAGAAACTCTATTGAGAATTTCTATTCAAAAATAAAATGAGACcaaaaaaatatatccaagttATAAATTTCAATATAGAGCTCAAGAATCTTGAGTTTGATAAATTATAAACTTTGCTAAATTTAGGAATAGCTCCATGACATGGAAGCTTAGGGAATAAATTATGACTAGATATTATAGGGTTTAGTTCAAAGTTTTAAAGAAATGTGCATAAGTAAAACTAGGGGGTTCTATGGAAGAGAGGATGAATGCCTGGaggtttcattttttattttgattcaAAAATAAAATGAGATCTTTAGACATCCACAATTTTCCAAGCAATTGATTAATTAGATGTGTTATAAAGATCTAATTGGTTTTACCTACATGGGCAACTAGAAGAATGCATATCCAAGATCTAAAGGGCCTTATAGAGAGAAAATCCCTAAAATAATTTCATGGAAGCTGTAAGAAAACCTTTGCCTTTTTAGTATAAAATGCAATGTTTTATCATAAAATTAAAACATAGCACTATAAGAGAAAAGTGGATGTCAACTACTTTTAATTGTATTTTATATCATTCTTCATACCTCATTTGCAAGCACAActaaatcattaaaataatattaatggaAGCCTTTGGTAAATCCTTGTCTTTGtagtattaaataaatattctttacCATGAACTTAAAACATAATAAATTATAAACTTGCTAATCTTGGGTTTATAAAATTATAAACTTGCTAAATTTAGGAATTGCTCCATGGCATGGAAGCTTAGGGAATAAATTACGACTCTACTATAAGATTTTGTTCAATGTTTTATAGGAACATGTGTGGAAGAGAGGACATatgtctattggtttcattttttttttattgaaaattaaaatgaGATATTTAGATATCCACATTTTTCCAAACAAGTGATTAACTAAGATGGTTATAGAGACCTAATTGGTTTACCTACAAAGaaatctagaagaagaggtttccAAGTCTTAGATGACCCCTTGAGAGCCATTGAGGAAATCCCTAAAACAATTTCATGGAAGCCATAAGTAAACCCTTGTCTTTCTAGCATTAAATTAAAATGTTTTATCATAAAATTAACACATAACACTACAAGGGAAAAATGGATGTTAACTACATTTAATTGTGTTTTATATCATTTTTGGTACCTCATTTGTAAGCACAACTAAAACCGTGAAATAATTTCATGAAAGCCATTGGTAAACCCTTGTCCTTATAGTATTAAATAAAAATGCTTTACCATAAACTTAAAACATAATAAGATAAGGGAAAAATGGACGACAATTATGTTTAGCTATATCCTATATCATTATTCCTATCTCATTCCTAAACATCATTAAATCCTTAATAAAAATACATGAAAACCATAAGTAGATCTTTTTTTCAAGTTAGAATCTAAAAAGATGAATAACCCATAATACATAATACAAATGAATGGAAACAAAATCGTGAATGTTAATGATACAAGATCAAAATAACAACACAGAGTTAatttccaaggaagaaatacaaaagCAAAATAGTACTAGGAGAATGTAAGAACAAAACATGCAAGGTGAGATGCAATATGGACAACTAATGAGACACAAGCATTAAATGTCTAGCTAATAAAAAGTAAATGTTGTGAACTTGACTCCATTATAACTAACTTCTAGAATGCCACTtaagacctaagtaaacttaacatgtgaataaaTTTCTATTAATGTCtaataaaaaaataacattatTCACACTAAAAGCTTTTAGATTATTAAATGAAAATACTTTACCATAGATTTAAATATAATACAACAGTTAAAATAGATTAAGAAAATCCATAAAATTAAAATAGATAACGAAATCCCTATAATTCTGACATAAGGCATGTTTGATTTTTCCACAAAACTATTACTCTTCTTCACAATTTCaacaaaatatcaaaattaaaactACATATATTTTCCTGACGGTTACATAACGAATTCCATGACAGAGAGGAATTTAGTTTGTACTAAATTTTTAAAACTGTGACTGCACCGTACACACTTTTAGTTTTAACGCGGCCGCTCGACACTGTGGAGAAAGACAGCATATTCAGTAAAATAAAACGGTGATTACGTACTTAAATATATTGGGATTTGCAGAGGCTAAGAAGCTGGTCAGCCATTTTTACAGGCAGCAAGAGGCTGTCCACAGAGACAATCGTTATGAAGAAATGGAGCGGCTGGAAAAACAGAGAGAACTTTCCCCTGAGGAATCTGTCCGCAAAAATGGTTATATCTGAAATTTATATGCTTCAGTTTATTCAAGCCGAGAATTTCTGCAGGAATCCTCCCGCTGAAGCCATTTCTTGACAAATCTAACCATTTCAGCTCTCTCAGATCACCAATACTCGCTGGTACTTTGCCCTCCAATCGATTTCCAGACAAATCTAGCCGCCTCACAGACTTGAGCATGTTGATTGACGGCGGAATGCTGCCGCTCAGCTGGTTATTTGACAGAATCAAATCCTTCACTCTTCTTTCTCCGTCGACCAGATCCGGTATGCTGCCGGATATTAGGTTGTCTGACAGATCCAAGTAGTCGAGGCAACCGCCGGGCGAAGAGCAGGCGCCGGAAATATCATCGAGAATTTTGCGGAAGGAGCCGTACAGCTGATTGGAGTGGAGATCGACGGTGCCGATGACCTGAGGAAACGACATTTCCGAAAGGTTTGATTTCAGGTAATTGTTGGACAGAAGAATTCTCTCCAGTCGCGACATATTTGCGAAGACGCCGCCGATTTCTCCAGTGAGGATGTTGTCGGAGAGATCGATTGACGTGAACATGGAGGTCATCGAGGGTTTCCAGTCGCTCAGGCGGCCAGCGATTCCGCAGCCGGCGAGATGCACATCGGTCATTTCTTTTGCTGAAATCCAGTCCGGAATGCGGCCTAAATTGAATTTATTGTGCGAAAGATCCAGGCTTAGCAGAGCCGTGGAGTTCGCCAGTGAAGCCGGCAGGGGATCTGACAGAGAATTTCTTGAAAGATTCAAATACCAGAGCTTCGACATGTTGCAGAGCGATTCAGGGATTGTTCCTTCCAGAAAATTATCATTCAGGGACAAACTGCTCAAAGAACCTAATCGAGCAAGAGAAGACGGAATTTTTCCCGTCAATTTGTTTTGCGCCAGAGACAGCGTCAAAGCATTTGATAGATTCCCCAGGGTCTGCGGAATTTCTCCAGTCAAATTGTTGCCGGAGAAGTCCACAAACGTCAGGCTTTGCAGCGATCCAATAAATGGCGGCAAAGAACCTGATAACAAATTCTCGTTGAAATCTAAGAACTGCAGG
This genomic stretch from Cryptomeria japonica chromosome 8, Sugi_1.0, whole genome shotgun sequence harbors:
- the LOC131034965 gene encoding LRR receptor-like serine/threonine-protein kinase GSO1 encodes the protein MTHVKKLLYVVNIPLLCVLASFLCGVFSADEIFETTAKCAQNDLDGLLSFKSLIVEDKSEVLKSWNGGACCAGWEGVECDYRTSRVVKVELQNRAEWNETVVMRGTLSPSLAKLEFLEVLVVNGFREIKGGIPFSIGKLTRLKQLYLENNKLTGVIPPSIGNLTQLQTLSLNGNRLGGEIPKEIGKLRQLIQLNLAKNRLTGPIPASVQKLRSLQFLDFNENLLSGSLPPFIGSLQSLTFVDFSGNNLTGEIPQTLGNLSNALTLSLAQNKLTGKIPSSLARLGSLSSLSLNDNFLEGTIPESLCNMSKLWYLNLSRNSLSDPLPASLANSTALLSLDLSHNKFNLGRIPDWISAKEMTDVHLAGCGIAGRLSDWKPSMTSMFTSIDLSDNILTGEIGGVFANMSRLERILLSNNYLKSNLSEMSFPQVIGTVDLHSNQLYGSFRKILDDISGACSSPGGCLDYLDLSDNLISGSIPDLVDGERRVKDLILSNNQLSGSIPPSINMLKSVRRLDLSGNRLEGKVPASIGDLRELKWLDLSRNGFSGRIPAEILGLNKLKHINFRYNHFCGQIPQGKVLSVFPAAPFLHNDCLCGQPLAACKNG